In one Columba livia isolate bColLiv1 breed racing homer chromosome 23, bColLiv1.pat.W.v2, whole genome shotgun sequence genomic region, the following are encoded:
- the KCNH6 gene encoding potassium voltage-gated channel subfamily H member 6 isoform X3 — protein MPVRRGHVAPQNTYLDTIIRKFEGQNRKFLIANAQMENCAIIYCNDGFCEMFGYSRVEVMQRPCTCDFLTGPDTAKSSIAQLTQALLGSEECKLEILYYRKDTSCFRCLVDVVPVKNEDGVVIMFILNFEDLAQLIAKSASRSLHRRLSQSLRGETSHVKPNPPNSTSDSDLMKYRTISQIPQFTLNFVEFNLEKHRSGSTTEIEIIAPHKVMERTQNVTEKVTQVLSLGADVLPEYKLQAPRIHRWTILHYSPFKAVWDWLILLLVIYTAVFTPYSAAFLLNEEQVEEKHWDCSYSCDPLNIIDLIVDIMFIVDIVINFRTTYVNINDEVVSHPGKIAIHYFKGWFLIDMVAAIPFDLLIFRSGSDETTTLIGLLKTARLLRLVRVARKLDRYSEYGAAVLFLLMCTFALIAHWLACIWYAIGNVERPYMEHKIGWLDNLGDQIGKRYNDSDLSSGPSIKDKYVTALYFTFSSLTSVGFGNVSPNTNSEKIFSICVMLIGSLMYASIFGNVSAIIQRLYSGTARYHTQMLRVKEFIRFHQIPNPLRQRLEEYFQHAWSYTNGIDMNAVLKGFPDCLQADICLHLNRTLLQNCKAFRGASKGCLRALAMKFKTTHAPPGDTLVHYGDVLTTLYFISRGSIEILREDIVVAILGKNDIFGEPISLYARPGKSNADVRALTYCDLHKIQREDLLEVLDMYPAFSDNFWSNLEITFNLRDADSVPRTPLSEEYDCTYRRTRRRKHSLCQPNKPDPDTGISDAEQYHTYSELTNPQDPLSKDRWDDLGSSTTPCSQTSDDEAKTGSPAKAEPFPTSKKDGFALPTLSLVTTSAGGTEVAKQAAESSQSYGAAPLDIPNMFTFWEDRRPNHHAEPLQHISLVQSSRDVPLHSDCRPGQIESRLELLQAQLSRLESRMSSDINIILQLLQRQLSQVPPAYSPISPSSHNLAMYGILPRSLEPLAPCAPLEDEEPSTLEQSPSYTEVEKFHLKSRDSSSSGMHLTVASDETMAVYSEQEHHSPPLPNLEPPHQRAPNTQGLLRGSRFPSLPEHLEASSEHQDIQRHLSDPVLPGS, from the exons ATGCCGGTCCGCCGGGGCCATGTGGCCCCCCAGAACACCTACCTGGACACCATCATCCGCAAATTTGAAGGGCAAA ACCGCAAGTTCCTCATCGCCAACGCCCAGATGGAGAACTGCGCCATCATCTACTGCAACGACGGCTTCTGCGAGATGTTCGGCTACTCGCGCGTGGAGGTGATGCAGCGGCCCTGCACCTGCGACTTCCTCACCGGCCCCGACACCGCCAAGAGCTCCATCGCGCAGCTCACCCAGGCCCTGCTGGGCTCCGAGGAGTGCAAGCTCGAGATCCTCTACTACCGCAAAGACA CCTCGTGTTTCCGCTGCCTGGTGGACGTGGTGCCGGTGAAGAACGAGGACGGCGTCGTCATCATGTTCATCCTCAACTTCGAGGACCTGGCGCAGCTCATCGCCAAGAGCGCCAGCCGGAGCCTGCACCGCCGCCTGTCGCAGAGCCTGCGCGGAG AGACTTCCCACGTCAAACCCAACCCTCCGAACTCCACCTCAGACTCGGACCTCATGAAGTACCGGACCATCAGCCAGATCCCCCAGTTCACGCTCAACTTCGTGGAGTTCAATCTGGAGAAGCACCGCTCGGGCTCCACCACAGAGATTGAGATAATTGCTCcccacaaggtgatggagcgcaCCCAGAACGTCACCGAGAAGGTCACACAG GTGCTGTCCCTGGGTGCTGATGTCCTTCCTGAGTACAAGCTGCAGGCGCCACGGATCCACCGATGGACCATCCTGCACTACAGTCCTTTCAAGGCCGTGTGGGACTGGCTCATCCTTCTACTGGTCATCTACACAGCTGTCTTCACCCCCTACTCGGCTGCCTTTCTCCTCAACGAAGAGCAGGTGGAGGAGAAGCACTGGGACTGCAGCTACTCCTGTGACCCGCTCAACATCATCGACCTCATCGTGGACATCATGTTCATCGTGGACATTGTCATCAACTTCCGTACAACCTATGTCAACATCAATGACGAGGTGGTGAGCCACCCTGGCAAGATCGCCATCCACTACTTCAAGGGATGGTTCCTCATCGACATGGTTGCCGCCATCCCCTTTGACCTGCTCATCTTCCGCTCCGGCTCTGATGAG ACCACCACCCTCATTGGCCTCCTGAAGACCGCCCGGCTGCTGCGCCTGGTCCGCGTGGCCCGCAAGCTGGACCGCTACTCTGAGTATGGAGCAGCCGTGCTCTTCCTGCTCATGTGCACCTTCGCCCTCATCGCCCACTGGCTGGCCTGCATCTGGTACGCCATCGGCAACGTGGAGCGGCCCTACATGGAGCACAAGATCGGCTGGCTGGACAACCTGGGTGACCAGATCGGCAAGCGCTACAATGACAGTGACCTCTCCTCCGGCCCGTCCATCAAGGATAAATATGTCACCGCCCTCTACTTCACCTTCAGCAGCCTCACCAGCGTGGGGTTCGGCAACGTCTCACCCAACACCAACTCCGAGAAGATCTTCTCCATCTGCGTCATGCTCATTGGCT CTCTGATGTACGCCAGCATCTTCGGCAATGTCTCCGCCATCATCCAGCGCCTGTACTCGGGCACTGCCCGCTACCACACGCAGATGCTGCGGGTTAAGGAGTTCATCCGCTTCCACCAGATCCCCAACCCCCTGCGCCAGCGCCTGGAGGAGTATTTCCAGCATGCCTGGTCCTACACCAACGGCATCGACATGAACGCG GTGCTGAAGGGCTTCCCCGACTGTCTGCAGGCGGACATCTGCCTCCACCTCAACCGCACGCTGCTCCAGAACTGCAAGGCTTTCCGGGGCGCCAGCAAGGGCTGCCTGCGTGCCCTGGCCATGAAGTTCAAGACGACCCACGCACCGCCCGGAGACACCCTGGTGCACTACGGAGATGTCCTCACCACTCTCTACTTCATCTCCCGGGGCTCCATTGAGATCCTCCGGGAAGACATTGTGGTGGCCATCTTAG GGAAGAACGACATCTTTGGGGAGCCCATCAGCCTCTACGCCCGCCCAGGGAAGTCCAATGCAGACGTGAGGGCCCTGACCTACTGCGACTTGCACAAGATCCAGCGGGAGGACCTGCTGGAGGTGCTGGACATGTACCCAGCCTTCTCTGACAACTTCTGGAGCAACTTAGAGATCACCTTCAACCTGCGAGAT GCAGACAGCGTCCCCCGCACGCCGCTCAGCGAGGAGTACGACTGCACGTACCGGCGGACACGCCGACGCAAGCACTCCCTGTGCCAGCCCAACAAGCCCG ACCCAGACACGGGCATCTCTGATGCAGAGCAGTATCATACCTACTCAGAGCTCACCAACCCGCAGGACCCGCTGAGTAAGGACCGGTGGGACGACCTGGGCAGCAGCACCACCCCCTGCTCCCAGACCAGCGATGACGAGGCCAAGACTGGCAGCCCTGCGAAAGCTGAGCCCTTCCCCACATCCAAAAAGGATGGCTTTGCTCTGCCCACGCTCAGCCTCGTCACCACCAGCGCCGGCGGCACGGAGGTTGCCAAGCAGGCGGCGGAGAGCAGCCAGTCCTACGGAG CCGCCCCCTTGGACATCCCCAACATGTTCACCTTCTGGGAGGACCGAAGGCCGAACCACCACGCAGAGCCTCTGCAGCACATCTCCTTGGTACAGAGCTCGCGGGACGTCCCCCTGCACAGCGACTGCAGGCCGGGGCAGATCGAGTCCAGGCTGGAGCTCCTGCAGGCCCAGCTCAGCAG gctggAGTCCAGGATGTCGTCAGACATTAATATAatcctccagctcctgcagcgcCAGCTGTCCCAAGTGCCGCCCGCGTACAGCCCCATCTCGCCGTCCTCCCACAACCTGGCTATGTACGGCATCCTCCCGCGGAGCCTGGAGCCGCTCGCCCCCTGCGCGCCACTGGAGGACGAGGAGCCGTCCACCCTGGAGCAG AGCCCGAGCTACACGGAGGTGGAAAAGTTCCACTTGAAATCCAGGGACTCCTCGTCGAGCGGGATGCACCTCACTGTGGCATCTGATGAAACCATGGCGGTCTACTCAGAGCAGGAGCACCATTCCCCACCTCTCCCAAACCTGGAGCCTCCCCATCAAAGGGCACCAAATACCCAGGGACTCTTGCGGGGCTCTCgattcccttccctccctgagCACTTGGAGGCATCTTCCGAGCACCAGGACATTCAGAGACACCTCTCCGACCCAGTGCTTCCTGGAAGTTAG